A genomic stretch from Pirellulales bacterium includes:
- a CDS encoding glucosamine-6-phosphate isomerase produces the protein MRPKSKISPEWWDYTTLGREILEDAAKLSADDLAALARPGFSVKFYETREDFYLAEALEYIDAWRQATPDRPAGICGPIGPTEQLPLVARLVNELELDLRHAHFWGMDEWVVDGREAPPDFPLSFAKADMDLCFNRIRADLRMPKENLHFPAADPSEYLRSWQRARCVVMQGGQGEVKHWAFNDPPRREGSWIDEPPPPAEYRKLSTRIVDLHPMTIIQNARTSGGGMVTNVPTQAISVGPAETWLAEQVSIWHFGNHDNPFGMRLTALMISQRIADSSVPMSLLAEHPNVQFNYYRPAIGSCSAEMH, from the coding sequence ATGCGACCAAAAAGCAAAATCAGTCCCGAGTGGTGGGACTACACCACGCTGGGTCGGGAAATCTTGGAGGATGCCGCCAAACTTTCCGCCGACGATTTGGCGGCTCTGGCGCGGCCGGGATTTTCCGTCAAGTTCTATGAAACTCGCGAAGACTTCTATCTGGCCGAGGCGCTCGAATATATCGATGCCTGGCGGCAGGCCACTCCGGATCGTCCTGCTGGGATTTGCGGCCCGATCGGTCCGACCGAACAATTGCCGCTTGTGGCGCGGCTTGTGAATGAACTGGAATTGGACTTGCGCCACGCGCATTTTTGGGGCATGGATGAATGGGTCGTAGACGGTCGCGAAGCGCCGCCGGATTTTCCTCTCAGTTTTGCCAAAGCCGACATGGATCTCTGCTTCAATCGCATCCGCGCCGATTTGCGAATGCCGAAAGAGAATCTGCACTTCCCGGCAGCCGATCCGAGCGAATATCTTCGCAGTTGGCAGCGCGCGCGTTGCGTCGTGATGCAAGGGGGCCAAGGCGAGGTCAAACACTGGGCCTTCAATGATCCACCGCGTCGCGAAGGGAGCTGGATCGACGAGCCGCCGCCCCCCGCCGAGTATCGCAAGCTATCCACGCGCATCGTCGACCTGCATCCGATGACCATCATCCAAAACGCCCGCACCTCGGGCGGCGGCATGGTGACGAACGTCCCGACCCAAGCCATTTCGGTTGGGCCGGCCGAGACATGGCTTGCCGAGCAGGTGTCGATCTGGCATTTTGGCAATCACGACAACCCGTTTGGCATGCGGCTCACGGCCCTCATGATTTCCCAGCGGATCGCCGACTCATCCGTCCCTATGTCGCTCTTGGCCGAGCACCCCAACGTGCAGTTCAATTATTACCGGCCTGCCATCGGCAGTTGCAGCGCCGAAATGCATTAG
- a CDS encoding PIG-L family deacetylase, translating to MRRAFAIFAHPDDIEFVAAGTLLRLREAGYEIHYMNVADGCCGSTIHGREELARLRAAEARAACDVAGALFHPPIAHDLDIFYDRPTLARLAAVVRKVVPEILLTHSPVDYMEDHTNTCRLAVTAAFSRGMTNFSTEPPHPPIDGPVTIYHAQPHGNCDPLGQPVAPTHFVDVTAVLPTKTAMLACHQTQKLWLDQSQGLDSYLHSMRDGARELGCLSGRYEFAEGWRRHSHLGFCASDVDPLTTALGDLCHAVGPRDGH from the coding sequence ATGCGACGCGCATTTGCTATTTTTGCCCACCCCGACGACATCGAATTCGTTGCCGCCGGCACACTGCTTCGGTTGCGTGAAGCCGGTTACGAAATCCACTACATGAATGTAGCGGACGGATGCTGTGGTTCGACGATCCACGGCCGCGAAGAACTTGCTCGGCTGCGGGCAGCGGAGGCTCGCGCCGCGTGCGACGTGGCTGGCGCACTGTTCCACCCGCCGATCGCACACGACTTGGACATCTTTTACGATCGACCCACGCTCGCCCGATTGGCCGCGGTCGTGCGAAAGGTGGTGCCCGAGATTTTGCTCACGCATTCGCCGGTCGATTATATGGAAGACCACACCAACACTTGCCGTCTGGCGGTCACGGCGGCATTTTCTCGGGGCATGACCAACTTTTCTACCGAACCTCCGCATCCGCCGATCGATGGTCCGGTCACGATCTATCACGCACAGCCGCACGGCAATTGCGACCCCTTGGGTCAACCGGTCGCGCCGACGCATTTTGTCGACGTGACGGCCGTATTGCCGACGAAAACAGCCATGCTGGCTTGCCATCAAACACAAAAGCTTTGGCTGGACCAGAGCCAAGGGCTCGATTCCTATTTGCATTCGATGCGTGATGGCGCCCGCGAGTTGGGCTGCCTCTCGGGCCGCTACGAGTTCGCCGAAGGCTGGCGGCGCCATTCGCATTTAGGATTCTGTGCTTCAGACGTCGATCCCTTGACGACAGCGCTCGGGGATCTTTGCCACGCGGTCGGCCCGAGAGATGGACATTGA
- a CDS encoding tetratricopeptide repeat protein yields MRRAILSQVIRALSLLKIAAIWLLALAGAAQAGDPSFDVIVTATSTHVMAGEKPIGEVQKDTRLTVSQTNGDWYLIGLPNTNPPQQGWIRKGDVRLSPAAPAARQLTPDQQEQLKRRDELDRETNQLRNAGKIDEAIAAAEKMLAIERTVLGSDSGDALGSLDELARLHELKDDFVVARKLRQEVLTTKAKHLGKDHWQVVDARLALEQTSLLEKLSSEQRGQLQQAERLMEASEKLYGAGHFPDALESAERALDIRRNILGERHPLCAVSLCMIGDIYQQMGNFAAGERPFRQALAITKETRGENNPNYANISNDLAMLYYNLGDYTNALPLCKQAMEIRKQTLGSESAEYGSSMSFLATLDTDMGDYDKAEPLYRHSLAIKKQVLGERNMSYVIGLDNLARLYTRMGDYSDALPLSKQALEIEKTLLNPRSPDYAVSLANLAETYLSIAEFSESESLFKQALEIQRQMRGEKHPDYAATLNNLANLYSATGDYAKAESLIKQALAIRKQSLGEKHPDYAANLVSLARLYERLGEYRKAEALLLQSLQIREEVLGEKHPDYADTLDDLASVYRSMGDYAKAESLFLRAVKLRKDSRRVRTASYATGLQSLATLYQDMGDYAKAGPLFDESLEIERAVLGEKHPNYATTLNDRAGLYLRMGDYGAAKPLYEQALDIEKHSLGEKHPDYAGSLGNLASLYMDMGNFAKAEPLYRQAMEITKEALGEQHPDFAKRLNDIAFLSISMGDYAKAEPLLRQAIQIDKAALGEINPDYANRLHNLASLYDAMGSFAKAVPLYKQTLAIEKQVLGEKHPDYANSLNNLALLYQKTGDYASAEPLYEQAIKIRKQTLGEKHPDYAISLNNLALLDQKRGDFANAESLFRQALEIERQALGEKHPDYGVVLSNLALLYSDLNDDARAEPLARQSLQISREWLDRTAAVQSERQQLRMAEVVRARLNIYVSLAHNASLPAEPVYAEVLAWKGAVTARQQAMRQLRRGQENPQAAELYRQLADTARQLDSASRATPEPGQAESHRQQLEQLSDALETLEKQLATASAAFQQQLSQRRLTPDDLRRVLPSETALVDLLEYQTTKAQTKPEAKPGQQELESRLVAFVVRPDQPVESIYLGLLDPIAADIADWRKNFGTVRAGAADPGADLRRLVWDKLQPRLQGAKTVLISPDGVTAQFPWPALPGEKPGTYLIDDVAIAIVPVPRMLPELLSRTATRSGNQPRTAPSLLLVGDVDFGAAPGELLPDSSSTNLLAARGGRSFHWQSLPGTRDEVAAIMATFQKQFGGAASAEADELTGARATKSAVRQAAGRHQFIHFSTHGFFAPPELKSALDAGLSANNKTTFAESTSFQNLSGLNPDLLSGLVLAGANRPVEHGQDDGILSALEVSEMDLSHVELATLSACETGLGQSAGGEGLLGLQRAFQLAGAKTTLASLWQVPDRATQSLMSRFYQNLWQRRMSKLEALREAQQWLIREGPKKPELLRGRGLDLDSEPDKEVTQSGGLSPRYWAAFELSGDWR; encoded by the coding sequence ATGCGCCGTGCCATCCTTTCGCAGGTGATTCGAGCCTTGAGCCTTTTGAAGATCGCGGCCATCTGGCTGCTGGCGCTGGCCGGTGCTGCCCAAGCAGGTGATCCGTCTTTCGACGTGATCGTCACAGCGACCTCGACGCACGTGATGGCCGGAGAGAAGCCGATCGGCGAAGTTCAGAAGGATACGCGGCTCACGGTCAGCCAAACCAACGGCGATTGGTATCTGATCGGCCTGCCGAATACGAACCCGCCGCAGCAGGGCTGGATCCGCAAGGGCGACGTTCGATTGTCTCCCGCGGCGCCGGCCGCCAGGCAACTCACGCCCGACCAACAGGAACAGCTCAAGCGGCGCGACGAGTTGGACCGCGAAACGAACCAGCTTCGCAATGCCGGCAAGATCGACGAAGCCATTGCAGCGGCGGAGAAAATGCTGGCCATCGAGCGAACCGTTTTGGGGAGCGATTCCGGCGACGCACTCGGTTCGCTTGATGAATTAGCAAGACTTCACGAGCTGAAGGATGATTTCGTTGTCGCCCGTAAGCTCCGCCAAGAGGTGCTGACGACAAAAGCGAAGCACCTTGGCAAAGATCATTGGCAGGTGGTCGACGCCCGGCTGGCGCTCGAGCAGACATCGCTTCTGGAAAAGTTGTCTTCGGAACAACGCGGCCAGTTACAGCAGGCCGAGCGGCTGATGGAAGCGTCGGAGAAACTCTATGGCGCGGGCCATTTTCCCGACGCGCTCGAATCGGCCGAACGTGCACTGGATATCCGTCGCAATATCTTGGGCGAGCGGCATCCGCTCTGCGCCGTCAGTCTTTGCATGATTGGCGACATTTATCAGCAAATGGGCAATTTCGCGGCCGGCGAGCGCCCCTTTAGGCAGGCGCTTGCAATTACGAAAGAGACGCGGGGCGAAAACAATCCGAATTATGCGAACATCAGCAACGATCTGGCCATGCTGTACTACAACCTGGGCGATTACACCAACGCGTTGCCCCTTTGCAAGCAGGCGATGGAAATCAGGAAGCAGACGCTCGGCAGCGAATCCGCCGAATATGGCAGCAGCATGAGCTTTCTGGCCACGCTCGACACCGACATGGGCGACTACGACAAGGCCGAGCCGCTCTATCGACATTCGCTGGCGATCAAGAAACAAGTCCTCGGCGAGCGAAACATGAGCTACGTGATCGGCCTCGACAATCTGGCCCGGCTCTATACAAGGATGGGCGACTACTCCGACGCCCTGCCGCTGAGCAAGCAGGCCCTCGAAATCGAAAAGACGTTGCTTAACCCGCGGAGTCCCGATTATGCCGTCAGCTTAGCCAATCTGGCCGAGACGTATCTGAGCATCGCGGAATTCTCCGAATCTGAATCGCTTTTCAAGCAAGCCTTGGAAATCCAGCGGCAAATGCGCGGGGAGAAGCACCCCGACTATGCAGCCACCTTGAACAACCTGGCGAATCTGTATTCCGCGACGGGCGACTACGCCAAGGCCGAATCCCTCATCAAGCAAGCGTTGGCCATCCGCAAACAATCCCTGGGAGAAAAGCACCCCGACTATGCAGCCAACCTCGTAAGCTTGGCGCGCCTGTATGAACGACTGGGCGAATATCGAAAGGCCGAGGCACTCCTCTTGCAATCGCTGCAAATCCGCGAAGAGGTGCTCGGCGAAAAGCACCCCGACTATGCCGACACCCTCGACGATCTGGCATCGGTGTACCGGAGCATGGGCGATTACGCCAAGGCCGAATCGCTGTTCCTCCGCGCTGTCAAGCTCCGCAAGGACTCGCGGCGCGTAAGGACCGCCAGCTACGCCACCGGTCTGCAAAGCCTGGCCACGCTGTACCAAGACATGGGCGACTACGCCAAAGCCGGGCCGCTCTTCGACGAGTCGTTGGAAATCGAAAGGGCCGTCTTGGGCGAAAAACATCCGAACTATGCCACGACTTTGAACGACCGCGCCGGGCTCTATCTCCGCATGGGCGACTACGGTGCCGCCAAGCCGCTCTACGAGCAAGCGCTGGACATCGAAAAGCATTCGCTGGGCGAAAAACATCCCGACTACGCCGGCAGCCTCGGCAATCTGGCGTCGCTTTATATGGACATGGGCAACTTCGCTAAGGCCGAGCCGCTCTACCGGCAAGCGATGGAAATCACGAAGGAAGCCCTCGGTGAACAGCATCCCGACTTTGCCAAACGGCTGAATGACATCGCCTTCCTCTCCATCTCCATGGGCGACTATGCCAAGGCCGAACCGCTCTTGCGCCAAGCCATTCAGATCGACAAGGCAGCGCTGGGCGAAATAAATCCCGACTACGCCAACCGCCTGCACAACCTGGCCTCGCTCTACGACGCCATGGGCTCCTTTGCCAAAGCCGTGCCCCTGTATAAGCAGACGCTGGCGATCGAAAAGCAAGTTCTCGGCGAAAAACATCCCGACTATGCAAACAGCCTGAACAACCTCGCGCTGCTGTATCAAAAGACCGGCGACTACGCGAGCGCCGAGCCACTTTACGAGCAGGCAATCAAAATCCGCAAGCAAACGCTGGGCGAAAAACATCCCGACTACGCCATCAGCTTGAACAACTTGGCGCTGCTAGACCAGAAACGCGGCGACTTCGCCAACGCCGAATCGCTCTTCCGGCAAGCGCTGGAAATCGAGCGGCAAGCACTGGGCGAAAAGCATCCCGACTACGGCGTCGTCCTATCCAACTTGGCATTGTTGTACTCCGATCTAAATGATGACGCGCGGGCCGAGCCTCTCGCGCGCCAGTCGCTGCAGATCTCGCGTGAATGGCTCGATCGGACGGCGGCTGTTCAGTCGGAGCGGCAACAATTGCGCATGGCCGAAGTGGTGCGCGCACGGCTCAACATCTATGTGTCCCTGGCTCACAACGCAAGCCTCCCGGCGGAACCGGTGTATGCCGAAGTTCTGGCTTGGAAAGGAGCAGTCACCGCCCGGCAGCAAGCCATGCGGCAACTGCGCCGCGGACAGGAAAATCCTCAGGCGGCCGAATTGTATCGACAGCTTGCCGATACGGCCCGCCAGTTGGATAGCGCCTCGCGCGCGACACCCGAGCCCGGGCAAGCGGAATCGCATCGCCAGCAATTGGAACAACTGAGCGACGCCTTGGAAACGCTGGAGAAACAACTGGCGACCGCGAGCGCCGCTTTCCAACAACAATTGAGCCAGCGCCGGCTCACGCCCGACGACCTGCGCCGCGTCTTGCCGAGCGAAACGGCGCTGGTCGATTTGTTGGAGTATCAAACGACCAAAGCGCAGACGAAGCCCGAGGCTAAGCCGGGGCAACAAGAGCTCGAATCGCGGCTCGTGGCGTTCGTCGTTCGGCCCGATCAGCCCGTCGAGTCGATTTACCTGGGCCTGCTCGATCCGATCGCGGCGGATATCGCCGATTGGCGGAAGAATTTTGGAACGGTCCGCGCGGGGGCGGCGGATCCCGGCGCCGATTTGCGCCGCTTGGTTTGGGACAAATTGCAACCGCGTTTGCAGGGCGCGAAAACCGTCCTGATCTCGCCCGACGGCGTCACCGCGCAATTCCCTTGGCCGGCATTGCCGGGAGAAAAGCCGGGCACGTATCTGATCGACGACGTGGCGATCGCAATCGTGCCGGTTCCCCGTATGCTGCCGGAGCTGCTGTCTCGCACGGCGACTCGATCCGGCAATCAGCCGCGAACTGCTCCTTCGTTGCTGCTGGTGGGCGACGTCGATTTCGGCGCCGCCCCGGGCGAATTGTTGCCCGATTCAAGCAGCACCAATCTCCTGGCCGCACGCGGCGGCCGATCGTTTCATTGGCAATCGCTGCCTGGCACGCGCGATGAAGTGGCCGCCATCATGGCCACGTTTCAAAAGCAGTTTGGCGGCGCGGCATCCGCCGAAGCAGATGAGTTGACCGGCGCGCGGGCCACCAAGAGCGCCGTGCGGCAAGCCGCGGGCCGCCACCAATTCATCCACTTCTCGACGCACGGCTTTTTCGCGCCACCAGAGCTTAAATCCGCTTTGGATGCAGGCTTATCCGCCAACAACAAAACGACCTTCGCGGAGTCGACATCGTTTCAGAATCTATCGGGCCTCAATCCCGACCTGTTGTCGGGGCTGGTCTTGGCTGGCGCAAACCGACCGGTCGAGCATGGTCAGGACGATGGCATTCTTTCCGCTCTCGAAGTGTCGGAAATGGACCTAAGCCACGTCGAACTCGCCACGCTGTCGGCCTGCGAAACCGGCTTGGGCCAGTCGGCCGGCGGCGAAGGCCTCTTGGGTTTACAACGGGCATTCCAACTTGCCGGCGCCAAGACGACCCTGGCCAGTCTGTGGCAAGTGCCCGACCGGGCAACGCAGTCGCTCATGTCGCGGTTCTATCAGAATCTTTGGCAACGGCGGATGTCGAAGCTGGAAGCCTTGCGCGAAGCCCAGCAATGGCTGATCCGCGAAGGACCAAAGAAGCCCGAACTGCTCCGCGGGCGCGGCCTGGACCTGGATAGCGAGCCCGATAAAGAGGTCACGCAATCCGGCGGCTTGTCCCCGCGCTACTGGGCCGCTTTTGAACTCAGCGGCGATTGGCGGTGA
- a CDS encoding c-type cytochrome domain-containing protein, with product MAAFVNRQSETDADFRRERPPWRSVRRQVTQANVAGTLGVPSAAASDVEQKAGVGGSSNGTRSVPATSGPSRRAVRQIQTFVARRLLPTVDALRRFLLAIAACALMPAAALAAGAAPGTGAAPAAPEFNAKIQPLLTKYCAGCHNSDDREGKLVLESYADLLRGGKRGAEIVAGHPEQSRLLRVLNGQAELSMPPKDNEGPKPAEIALLSAWIEAGAKSPSGAPLDPTALVVPHVAPVGPIRHAINAVACSPDGHWIAVARYGTVELLSAETRAVVRTLAPQPGNVNDAAFSADGSLLAVAAGQAGVFGEATLWNVSDGALVHKFRGHRDSLYAVAISPDMQILATAGYDSLIKLWNLRSGAELRTLVGHNGPVFALAFDPRGKLLASASGDRTVKLWDVSTGERLETFGQPLKDQYTVAFSPDGRHLAAAGADNRIRIWKISETGKEGTNPIELAEFADEQPLVKLIYSPDGQSLVSSADDRLIKFWNAATLAEQRTIEPQPDVAPALAFEPGQRGGISPLVVGRMDGSLAFYDPASGKPIAAASTPARSVSEGAGHVDRASPSLTLRAGIAEQQEVEPNNTPAQANLLQTLPVSVAGALGAAGDIDYFSFDATAGQTFVFDAAARRIGSKAEPRLSLFDAGGKLLRDRSEFDAESDPLLVYHFDRTGRYLIRIDDRSMAGGRDHAYKLTIGAIPYVVGCYPLSLPAKQTTEVELIGYNLPPHSKAKVEAGSSGETTVPIDAKFHTRGPIKVLVGELPETVPAESAEGVNTNDTLARAALIAAPGSAAGRILPASPAPATLARSVSEGGATGRAASLALHVSDGKTRSVSEEGHHVDVAPPSPMLRAGKKTTDGSGLPSAAAFYRFQSKAGQQWIIQTEAASRGSPIDTRIDVLTADGQRIERVVLKAVRDSYINFRGIDSLATEPRLKSYEEMELNQYIYMGGEVCKLFRTPRGPDSDFGLYKALNGWRRAYFDTSATEHANFEPVYVVEPHPPGTKLPNNGLPSFPIYYSNDDDGDRKLGRDSRLLFTAPADGWYVIRVVDSRGEAGERYIFRLTVRTPHPDFHINVVGANPTVNAGSGQQFKVQADRLDYFDGDIRVDIAGIPPGFFVTSPLVIQAGHLEAEGLLYALDGAPQPVPQNAGLSEITATAQIDRREVAHRVGSLGQIKLGKAPNVVVHLQPAQTAAAAANSKPPPIPEVVLAPGTTTTCKLSIDRHGFTGSLEFDVNDLPHGVIVDNIGLNGILIPAGQNEQTVYLSAAPWVAPIDRLFFAVSKTARDQPKVDGQASLPVWLRIRRPGQSTKPADTALHR from the coding sequence ATGGCAGCCTTCGTGAACCGGCAATCGGAAACCGACGCAGATTTCCGTAGGGAACGCCCTCCGTGGCGATCCGTGCGGCGGCAAGTGACTCAGGCCAACGTGGCAGGCACACTCGGTGTGCCGTCCGCGGCGGCGAGCGACGTCGAACAGAAGGCGGGCGTCGGCGGCAGTTCGAACGGCACACGGAGTGTGCCTGCTACATCGGGGCCGTCCCGCCGCGCCGTGCGACAAATCCAAACGTTTGTGGCGCGGAGGCTGCTGCCGACGGTCGATGCGCTCCGCCGATTTTTGCTGGCCATCGCCGCTTGCGCGCTGATGCCGGCTGCCGCGCTGGCCGCTGGCGCCGCGCCCGGCACCGGCGCCGCGCCCGCCGCCCCCGAATTCAACGCCAAGATTCAGCCGCTGCTGACAAAATACTGCGCCGGCTGCCACAACTCGGACGACCGAGAAGGCAAACTGGTGCTCGAAAGCTACGCGGATCTGCTGCGGGGCGGCAAACGCGGCGCGGAGATCGTCGCCGGCCATCCGGAGCAAAGCCGGCTGCTGCGCGTTCTCAACGGCCAAGCCGAGCTGTCGATGCCGCCCAAGGACAACGAGGGACCGAAGCCGGCAGAAATCGCGCTACTGTCCGCATGGATCGAAGCCGGAGCAAAAAGTCCGAGCGGCGCTCCCCTCGACCCCACGGCGCTGGTGGTGCCGCACGTCGCGCCGGTCGGCCCAATTCGCCACGCGATCAATGCCGTCGCTTGTTCGCCCGACGGACATTGGATCGCCGTGGCCCGATACGGCACTGTCGAATTGCTATCGGCCGAAACGCGCGCGGTCGTCCGCACGCTCGCCCCGCAGCCGGGCAATGTCAACGACGCGGCGTTCAGCGCCGATGGCTCGCTGCTCGCCGTTGCCGCGGGGCAGGCCGGCGTGTTCGGCGAGGCGACGCTTTGGAACGTGTCGGATGGAGCCCTAGTCCACAAATTCCGCGGGCATCGCGATAGCCTCTATGCCGTCGCCATCAGTCCCGATATGCAAATCCTCGCCACCGCCGGCTACGATTCGCTGATCAAGCTCTGGAATCTCCGCAGCGGCGCGGAATTGCGAACGCTCGTCGGCCACAACGGCCCCGTGTTCGCGCTCGCCTTCGATCCACGAGGCAAGCTGTTGGCCAGCGCCAGCGGCGATCGAACGGTGAAACTATGGGATGTTTCGACCGGCGAGCGATTGGAAACGTTTGGCCAGCCGCTGAAAGATCAATACACCGTGGCGTTCAGTCCCGATGGCCGGCATCTTGCCGCGGCCGGGGCCGACAATCGCATCCGCATTTGGAAGATCAGCGAGACGGGCAAGGAAGGAACCAATCCGATCGAACTCGCCGAGTTCGCCGACGAGCAGCCTTTGGTGAAATTGATCTATTCGCCCGACGGCCAGTCGCTTGTTTCCTCGGCCGACGATCGGCTCATCAAGTTCTGGAATGCGGCGACGCTGGCCGAGCAGCGAACCATCGAGCCGCAGCCCGACGTTGCCCCGGCGCTCGCATTTGAGCCGGGCCAGCGCGGCGGCATTTCGCCGCTTGTTGTCGGCCGGATGGACGGCTCGCTGGCGTTTTACGACCCGGCCAGCGGCAAGCCGATCGCCGCCGCGTCCACACCAGCCCGAAGCGTTAGCGAGGGTGCGGGCCACGTCGACCGCGCGTCTCCCTCGCTTACGCTTCGGGCTGGTATCGCCGAGCAACAAGAGGTCGAGCCGAACAACACGCCCGCCCAAGCCAACTTGCTGCAAACGCTTCCAGTATCGGTCGCTGGCGCTTTGGGCGCGGCCGGCGACATCGATTATTTCAGCTTCGACGCGACCGCCGGGCAAACGTTTGTTTTCGACGCCGCCGCGCGCCGCATCGGCTCGAAGGCCGAGCCGCGATTATCGCTATTCGACGCCGGCGGAAAATTGCTCCGCGATCGGAGCGAGTTCGATGCCGAAAGCGATCCGCTCTTGGTCTACCATTTCGATCGCACCGGGCGGTATCTAATCCGCATCGACGATCGATCCATGGCCGGCGGCCGGGATCACGCCTACAAGCTGACCATCGGGGCGATTCCGTACGTTGTCGGCTGCTATCCGCTCAGCTTGCCCGCCAAGCAAACGACCGAAGTCGAGTTGATCGGCTACAATCTGCCGCCGCATTCGAAGGCCAAAGTCGAAGCCGGCTCGTCCGGGGAAACGACCGTGCCGATCGACGCAAAATTCCACACCCGCGGCCCGATCAAGGTGCTGGTCGGCGAACTGCCGGAAACGGTGCCCGCCGAATCCGCCGAGGGCGTCAACACGAACGACACGCTCGCGCGCGCGGCGCTCATCGCGGCCCCCGGCAGCGCCGCCGGCCGCATTCTTCCGGCTTCACCAGCGCCGGCCACACTAGCCCGAAGCGTTAGCGAGGGAGGCGCCACGGGACGCGCGGCCTCGCTTGCGCTTCACGTTAGCGACGGCAAAACCCGAAGCGTTAGCGAGGAAGGGCACCACGTCGACGTCGCGCCTCCCTCACCTATGCTTCGGGCGGGTAAAAAAACAACCGACGGTAGCGGACTGCCGTCGGCGGCCGCTTTTTACCGTTTCCAGTCGAAAGCCGGCCAGCAGTGGATCATTCAGACCGAAGCCGCGAGCCGCGGCTCGCCCATCGACACCCGCATTGATGTGCTTACCGCCGATGGCCAAAGGATCGAGCGGGTCGTATTGAAAGCGGTGCGCGATTCGTACATCAATTTCCGCGGTATCGATTCGCTCGCCACCGAGCCGCGGCTGAAGAGCTACGAGGAAATGGAGTTGAACCAATACATTTACATGGGGGGCGAAGTCTGCAAGCTCTTTCGAACGCCGCGGGGGCCCGATTCCGACTTCGGGCTGTATAAAGCCCTTAACGGTTGGCGGCGCGCCTATTTCGACACCAGCGCCACCGAACACGCCAATTTCGAGCCCGTGTATGTCGTCGAGCCGCACCCGCCGGGAACGAAACTCCCGAACAACGGTTTGCCGTCGTTTCCGATTTACTATTCGAACGACGACGACGGCGACCGCAAGCTGGGCCGCGATTCGCGGCTGCTGTTCACCGCTCCCGCCGACGGCTGGTATGTGATCCGCGTCGTCGATAGCCGGGGTGAAGCCGGCGAGCGCTATATCTTCCGGCTGACGGTTCGCACGCCGCATCCCGATTTCCATATCAACGTCGTCGGCGCCAATCCGACGGTGAATGCGGGCAGCGGGCAGCAATTCAAAGTTCAAGCCGATCGGCTCGACTATTTCGACGGCGATATTCGGGTCGATATCGCCGGCATTCCCCCCGGCTTCTTCGTGACCTCGCCGCTGGTGATTCAGGCCGGGCATTTGGAAGCAGAGGGCTTGCTCTATGCGTTGGACGGCGCGCCGCAGCCGGTGCCGCAAAACGCCGGCCTTTCCGAAATCACGGCCACGGCACAAATCGATCGCCGCGAAGTGGCGCACCGCGTCGGCAGCCTTGGCCAGATCAAGCTCGGCAAGGCGCCGAACGTGGTCGTGCATTTACAGCCCGCGCAGACCGCCGCCGCGGCGGCAAATTCGAAACCGCCGCCGATTCCGGAAGTCGTCCTTGCGCCGGGAACCACGACGACGTGCAAGCTTTCGATCGATCGCCACGGTTTCACCGGCTCGCTGGAATTCGACGTGAACGATTTGCCGCACGGCGTGATCGTCGACAACATCGGTCTTAACGGCATTCTGATTCCGGCGGGCCAGAATGAGCAAACGGTTTATCTTTCCGCCGCGCCGTGGGTGGCTCCGATCGATCGGTTGTTTTTTGCCGTTTCGAAAACCGCCCGCGATCAGCCAAAGGTGGATGGTCAGGCATCGCTGCCGGTGTGGCTGCGAATCCGTCGCCCCGGCCAATCCACCAAACCGGCCGACACCGCGCTGCATCGTTGA